The Equus quagga isolate Etosha38 chromosome 2, UCLA_HA_Equagga_1.0, whole genome shotgun sequence genome has a window encoding:
- the LOC124235999 gene encoding olfactory receptor 4F3/4F16/4F29-like, giving the protein MDGVNRSVVSEFVFLGLTNSWEIQLLLLVFSSTFYVASMTGNSLIMLTVTSDPNLHSPMYFLLANLSFIDLGVSSVSCPKMMYDLFRKHKVISFRGCITQIFFIHFVGGVEMVLLISMAFDRYVAICKPLHYLTIMSPRMCIIFLVAAWMTGFIHSMVQLAFVVNLPFCGPNVLDSFFCDLPQFIKLACIDTARLEFMVTANSGFISVGSFFILIISYIIIILTVQKRYSAGSSKALSTLSAHLTVVVLFFGPLILVYTWPSPSVHLDKFLAIFYAVLTPFLNPLIYTFRNQEMKVAMRRVCRQLVIYRKMS; this is encoded by the coding sequence ATGGATGGAGTGAATCGCTCTGTAGTGTCAGAGTTTGTGTTCCTGGGACTCACCAATTCCTGGGAGATCCAACTTCTCCTCCTTGTGTTCTCCTCCACCTTTTATGTGGCAAGCATGACAGGAAACTCCCTCATTATGCTCACTGTGACCTCTGACCCTAACTTACACTCCCCTATGTACTTTCTCTTGGCCAACCTCTCCTTCATTGACCTGGGAGTTTCTTCTGTCAGTTGTCCCAAGATGATGTATGACCTTTTCAGAAAGCATAAAGTCATTTCCTTTAGAGGCTGCATCACTcaaattttcttcatccattttgttggtgGTGTGGAGATGGTGCTGCTCATATCCATGGCCTTTGACAGATATGTTGCCATATGTAAGCCTCTCCACTATTTGACCATCATGAGCCCAAGAATGTGCATCATCTTTTTAGTGGCTGCCTGGATGACTGGCTTTATCCACTCCATGGTTCAATTGGCTTTTGTGGTAAACTTACCCTTCTGTGGTCCTAACGTGTTGGACAGCTTTTTCTGTGATCTTCCTCAATTCATCAAACTTGCTTGCATAGACACTGCCCGACTAGAGTTCATGGTCACAGCCAACAGTGGGTTCATCTCTGTTGGCTCCTTCTTCATACTGATCATTTCCTACATCATTATCATTCTCACTGTTCAGAAACGCTATTCAGCTGGTTCTTCCAAGGCTCTGTCCACACTGTCAGCTCACCTCACTGTGGTAGTGCTGTTCTTTGGTCCTTTGATACTTGTCTATACCTGGCCATCTCCCTCTGTACATCTGGATAAGTTTCTGGCCATCTTTTATGCAGTCCTCACTCCTTTCCTGAATCCTCTCATTTACACATTCAGGAATCAAGAAATGAAGGTGGCAATGAGGAGAGTATGCAGACAGTTAGTGATTTACAGGAAGATGTCTTAA